GCATAGCAGACATGGCGCGCCAGCTAAGCTGATTGGCGAGATGCTTGCCCCAAGGATGCCGCAGCCTCGGTACCAATGATGTGCAGCTGGAAGAGAGTTAAGCCACTCTCGTCCGCAACGCTGAGTAGCCACTCCTCGCGGTCCCAGAACGCATTGGCAGCGTCGCAGATGTGTCGAGAAGCGAAATCCAGTGCCTCGCACTTGGCAGCAGCCAAGTCAGGGAGATCAAGCCCTTGCTCGTCGCGCTCACCATCAAGATGGAAGTGGAACTTTGGCATCGTTGGTCCTCGTGGCAGGCGGGAGCGCGAAGGTCTCTCTGTCGTCGGAAGCCTGCGGGCATGTTCAACGATATGTCGCCTCTACTACATAGCACCCTTGATGTCTGAGGTTGTTTCGCCTGCAGGTAAAACGCCTGAATGCATGGCATCATGGCCCTCTACTTGCAGCGCGCTTTGCGCCAGCTGGAAGCCGTAGGCATCTCCCCCTGCCTGAGCTACAGGCTTGTTGCTCGTGAACCATGGGCAGTTCACCACTCATGAAATGGAGCGGCAGTGTTCGCAGGAGACTCCCCGCTTCAGGTTTGGGGCCCTGACCATCTTCGTCTGGCGGTAGATGCCGCTTGCGTGTCGCTATGGTCGTGGAACTTGGCCGACGACCGGTTCGCCATGGACGAGCGAGCCTTTCAGCTGTGGGGCATGCCCTGGGCTGAAGCTGTGAACTTTGCAGACCTTTCCGCGCATATTCATCCGGCTGATCGCGACCGTGTGCAGGCGGCTTTCACAGCCACTAGGTCGGTGCCAGGTCCGTACGAGATCGACTTTCGCATCATGGTTGGCGCTGACATCCGCTGGATCTCGGCAAGAGGTCAGGCTGCAGAACTCGAGGAGCCGGACGCGCCGATGTTTGGCATCTTCCTGGATGTTACTGGCAGGAAGCAGGCCGAGGAAGGCAGCGAGTTGCTTGCCGGTGAGATGAGCCACCGGGTCAAGAACCTGCTGGCGATCGCAGCCGGCCTTACTCAGATCACCTCGCGCTCCGTTTCTTCGGTCGAAGAAATGACCGGCCAGCTGACCCAGCGGCTCATCTCACTTGGACGCGCACATGACCTCGTGCGCCCATTGCCCGGAGAGCAGGGAAAGGCCGCTCTACTTGGTGACCTCATGGCGATCCTGCTTTCACCTTATGAAGACACTGGAGCCTTCTCCGGGCGCATTCGAGTTGCCGTGCCGCGAATGGGGGTCGGTGAATCGACAGCCACCACTCTTGCTATGGTGGTGCACGAGTTAGCGACTAACTCGGTCAGGCATGGTGCGTTATCGGCATCAGCGGGAACCTTGGACGTCAGCGGTCGCACTGAAGAGGGCGAGGTGCACATCACGTGGGCAGAGACAGGTGGTCCAGAAGTCTGCTTCCAGCCTGAAATGACCGGCTTCGGAAGTCAGATGATTCAGCGCAGCGTAGTTTCGCAGCTTGCTGGATCCTTATCCTACGACTGGCAGCCATCCGGCTTGGTTGCGACATTGGTCATGCGAAAAGATCGTATGGGCCGCTAAGGGAGCCGAAGGTACTCTTAAGGCTCCTGTACTTCGGCCTGGTCACTAAAGCAGGGAGGTGTCCGTGACACGCGATGATCTGATTGCTCAGGAGCGACAGGCGTTGAACCTACTGGCGGCTTACGAAGCAGGTAGCCTCATGAATCTCAGTGACGAGCCCGCCGGCGATCTAAACAACCAGCACACCGAACAGAGTATCGTGGTACTGAGAAGTAGGATCGCTGAGCTTCAGCGTCGCATTGCCGGCCATCCTGACGCTGGCGACAAGAACTGATCGTGAGACGTCGGGTACCGCTCTAAGGCAGACATCCGGACAGAGAAGGCTGCTGCCCTACGCTTCCAAATTCGCGATGCTGACAGTGACTAGTCGTCGAGCCACCACACGGACCTCATCGGAAATCACCACCTCGATATGTGGTAAGCTCTCTCCACTCTTGAGCAGCTCTTTAGCGAAATCGAGAGAAGCAAAGACTGCAGCGGAGGTAGCTTCCTCCACCGACTTAAACTCCACACCATCGTCAATCGAGTCCGCAACCGCATTGATCAGGCGGGTGTAGTAGCAAGGCATGGTGAGCGCCGGTACCGTGTCAGCATCAAAGCTACAGCAACATGTGTTAAGCCGGTTTCCAGGACTTCTGCCTGCCGCGGCTAAGGTGAGAAGTAGCTCCTCTCTCCGTCTAGAAACCGAAGAAGTCGTAGGAGCTCAACGTCCGCTTTGCGTTGGAAGCGAACATTAGCCACTTAGCTGAACAACCGTCCGCTTACGGGTGCCTCCGTTGTAGCCTGGAACGACCGAGATGGGCGCATAGCGGACGACCCC
Above is a window of Sphingomonas glaciei DNA encoding:
- a CDS encoding DUF6894 family protein, with the protein product MPKFHFHLDGERDEQGLDLPDLAAAKCEALDFASRHICDAANAFWDREEWLLSVADESGLTLFQLHIIGTEAAASLGQASRQSA
- a CDS encoding sensor histidine kinase; protein product: MADDRFAMDERAFQLWGMPWAEAVNFADLSAHIHPADRDRVQAAFTATRSVPGPYEIDFRIMVGADIRWISARGQAAELEEPDAPMFGIFLDVTGRKQAEEGSELLAGEMSHRVKNLLAIAAGLTQITSRSVSSVEEMTGQLTQRLISLGRAHDLVRPLPGEQGKAALLGDLMAILLSPYEDTGAFSGRIRVAVPRMGVGESTATTLAMVVHELATNSVRHGALSASAGTLDVSGRTEEGEVHITWAETGGPEVCFQPEMTGFGSQMIQRSVVSQLAGSLSYDWQPSGLVATLVMRKDRMGR